One segment of Pleomorphomonas sp. PLEO DNA contains the following:
- the rpsL gene encoding 30S ribosomal protein S12: MPTINQLIRNPRVAPVYREKARHLEACPQKRGVCTRVYTTTPKKPNSALRKVAKVRLTNGYEVIGYIPGEGHNLQEHSVVMIRGGRVKDLPGVRYHILRGVLDTQGVKNRKQRRSKYGAKRPK; this comes from the coding sequence ATGCCGACGATCAATCAGTTGATCCGTAACCCGCGCGTGGCGCCGGTTTACCGCGAGAAGGCCCGCCATCTTGAGGCCTGCCCTCAGAAGCGCGGTGTCTGCACACGCGTCTATACAACGACCCCGAAGAAGCCGAACTCGGCTCTGCGTAAGGTCGCCAAGGTTCGTCTGACCAACGGCTACGAGGTCATCGGTTACATTCCTGGTGAAGGTCATAACCTTCAGGAGCACTCCGTCGTCATGATCCGTGGCGGCCGCGTCAAGGATCTTCCCGGCGTGCGCTATCACATTCTGCGCGGCGTGCTCGACACGCAGGGCGTCAAGAATCGCAAGCAGCGCCGCTCCAAGTACGGCGCTAAGCGTCCGAAGTGA
- the rpoC gene encoding DNA-directed RNA polymerase subunit beta': MNQEVMNLFNAQAPVQVFDQIKISLASPEKILSWSYGEIKKPETINYRTFKPERDGLFCARIFGPIKDYECLCGKYKRMKYKGVICEKCGVEVTLSRVRRERMGHIELAAPVAHIWFLKSLPSRIGLLLDMPLKDLERILYFENYVVTEPGLTPLKQHQLLTEEDYMRAQEEYGEDTFTALIGAEAIRELLQSLDLAKLAEKLRQEIAESTSELKPKKLAKRVNIIEAFIESGNKPEWMVMSVIPVIPPDLRPLVPLDGGRFATSDLNDLYRRVINRNNRLKRLIELRAPDIIIRNEKRMLQESVDALFDNGRRGRVITGANKRPLKSLSDMLKGKQGRFRQNLLGKRVDYSGRSVIVVGPEMKLHQCGLPKKMALELFKPFIYSRLDAKGFSSTVKQAKKLVEKERPEVWDILDEVIREHPVMLNRAPTLHRLGIQAFEPILIEGKAIQLHPLVCSAFNADFDGDQMAVHVPLSLEAQLEARVLMMSTNNILHPANGAPIIVPSQDIVLGLYYLSIMNDGEPGEGMAFADFGELQHALDTEAVTLHSKVRGRFKSIDKDGNPVSKIFETTPGRMMIGQLLPKHHNVPYDLCNELMTKKKISGMIDAVYRHCGQKESVIFCDKIMALGFKEACNAGISFGKDDMVIPETKAHLVGETLSLVNDYEQQYSDGLITQGEKYNKVVDAWAKCTDKVAEEMMKRISSVQKDENGRTKPMNSIYMMSHSGARGSPAQMKQLAGMRGLMAKPSGEIIETPIISNFKEGLSVMEYFNSTHGARKGLADTALKTANSGYLTRRLVDVAQDCIITETDCGAEDQGLKMQAIVDAGQVVATLGARILGRTAAEDITVAATGEVVVPKGKLIEERDVERIEKSGIQSVKIRSVLTCSTKVGVCAKCYGRDLARGTPVNMGEAVGVIAAQSIGEPGTQLTMRTFHIGGTAQVVDSSFIESSIEGTIKIRNRNVVRDSEGKLIAMGRNLAVVLVDEAGNERSTHRVVYGSRLHVDDGDKIKRGQRLAEWDPYTRPVLTDVDGFVGSEDLVEGASVSETTDEATGITKRVVIDWRGSARTSDLKPALIVKDANGKIGKPQKGGDARYLLSPDAILSVEPGSKVHAGDVLARIPLESAKTRDITGGLPRVAELFEARRPKDHAIIAEIDGTIRFGRDYKNKRRVLIEPHDASLEPREYLIPKTKNFHLQEGDVVEKGDYIVDGNPAPHDILAIKGVEALAAYLVNEIQEVYRLQGVVINDKHIEVIVRQMLQKVEVTEGGDTDLMGGDQVDAIEFEQINEKFVSEGKSPAIAHPILLGITKASLQTRSFISAASFQETTRVLTEAAVNGKVDTLEGLKENVIVGRLIPAGTGALMSRIRQVAMRRDELILEERRKDALGEGVEVSVGEVDRIGTEV, from the coding sequence ATGAACCAAGAGGTCATGAACCTTTTCAACGCACAGGCTCCCGTGCAGGTCTTCGACCAGATCAAGATCTCCCTCGCTTCCCCCGAGAAGATCCTGTCCTGGTCCTATGGCGAGATCAAGAAGCCCGAGACCATCAACTATCGGACTTTCAAGCCCGAGCGTGATGGCCTTTTCTGCGCCCGCATCTTCGGGCCGATCAAGGACTACGAGTGCTTGTGCGGTAAGTACAAGCGCATGAAGTACAAGGGTGTCATCTGCGAGAAGTGCGGCGTCGAAGTCACGCTGTCGCGCGTCCGCCGCGAGCGCATGGGCCACATCGAGCTTGCCGCGCCCGTCGCCCACATCTGGTTCCTGAAGTCGCTGCCGAGCCGCATTGGTTTGCTGCTCGACATGCCGCTCAAGGATCTTGAGCGCATTCTCTATTTCGAAAATTACGTCGTCACCGAACCCGGTCTGACGCCTCTCAAGCAGCATCAGCTCCTCACGGAAGAGGACTATATGCGCGCTCAGGAGGAGTATGGCGAAGACACCTTCACCGCTCTGATCGGCGCCGAGGCCATTCGCGAGCTGCTGCAGTCGCTTGACCTCGCCAAGCTTGCCGAGAAGCTGCGCCAGGAGATCGCCGAGTCGACCTCCGAGCTCAAGCCCAAAAAGCTCGCCAAGCGCGTCAACATCATCGAGGCCTTCATCGAGTCGGGCAACAAGCCCGAGTGGATGGTGATGAGCGTCATCCCGGTCATCCCGCCGGACCTGCGTCCGCTGGTGCCGCTGGACGGCGGTCGCTTTGCGACGTCCGACCTCAACGACCTCTATCGCCGCGTCATCAACCGCAACAACCGCCTGAAGCGCCTCATCGAGCTGCGCGCGCCGGACATCATCATCCGCAACGAAAAGCGCATGTTGCAGGAGTCGGTCGACGCGCTGTTCGATAACGGCCGTCGTGGCCGCGTCATCACCGGCGCCAATAAGCGTCCGCTGAAGTCGCTCTCCGACATGCTGAAGGGCAAGCAGGGCCGTTTCCGTCAGAACCTGCTCGGCAAGCGCGTCGACTACTCCGGCCGTTCGGTCATCGTGGTCGGCCCCGAGATGAAGCTGCATCAGTGCGGCTTGCCGAAGAAGATGGCGCTCGAGCTGTTCAAGCCGTTCATCTACTCGCGTCTCGACGCCAAGGGCTTCTCCTCAACGGTGAAGCAGGCCAAGAAGCTGGTTGAGAAGGAGCGTCCGGAAGTTTGGGATATCCTCGACGAGGTGATCCGCGAGCATCCGGTGATGCTGAACCGCGCCCCGACGCTGCATCGTCTCGGCATCCAGGCCTTCGAGCCGATCCTGATCGAAGGCAAGGCGATCCAGCTGCATCCGCTGGTCTGCTCGGCCTTCAACGCCGACTTCGACGGCGACCAGATGGCCGTGCACGTGCCGCTGAGCCTCGAGGCTCAGCTCGAGGCCCGCGTGCTGATGATGTCGACCAACAACATCCTGCATCCGGCCAACGGTGCGCCGATCATCGTTCCCTCGCAGGACATCGTGCTGGGTCTTTACTACCTGTCGATCATGAACGACGGCGAGCCGGGCGAGGGCATGGCCTTTGCCGACTTCGGTGAGCTGCAGCATGCGCTCGACACGGAAGCCGTGACGCTGCACTCCAAGGTGCGCGGCCGCTTCAAGTCGATCGACAAGGACGGCAACCCGGTCTCCAAGATCTTTGAGACCACGCCCGGCCGCATGATGATCGGCCAGCTGCTGCCCAAGCACCACAACGTGCCGTACGATCTCTGCAACGAGCTGATGACCAAGAAGAAGATCTCGGGCATGATCGACGCCGTCTACCGCCATTGCGGTCAGAAGGAGTCGGTGATCTTCTGCGACAAAATCATGGCCCTTGGCTTCAAGGAGGCCTGCAACGCCGGTATCTCCTTCGGCAAGGACGACATGGTCATCCCCGAGACCAAGGCACACCTCGTCGGCGAGACTCTGTCGCTGGTCAACGACTACGAGCAGCAGTACTCCGACGGCCTGATCACTCAGGGCGAGAAGTACAACAAGGTGGTCGACGCCTGGGCCAAGTGCACCGACAAGGTCGCTGAGGAGATGATGAAGCGCATCTCCTCCGTGCAGAAGGACGAAAACGGCCGTACCAAGCCGATGAACTCCATCTACATGATGAGCCATTCGGGCGCCCGTGGTTCGCCGGCCCAGATGAAGCAGCTCGCCGGCATGCGTGGCCTGATGGCCAAGCCGTCGGGTGAGATCATCGAAACGCCGATCATCTCGAACTTCAAGGAAGGCCTGTCCGTGATGGAGTACTTCAACTCCACCCACGGTGCCCGTAAGGGTCTGGCCGATACGGCGCTCAAGACCGCCAACTCGGGCTACCTCACGCGTCGTCTCGTCGACGTGGCGCAGGACTGCATCATCACCGAGACCGATTGCGGCGCCGAGGACCAGGGCCTCAAGATGCAGGCGATCGTCGACGCCGGCCAAGTCGTGGCCACGCTCGGCGCACGTATCCTTGGCCGCACCGCCGCCGAGGACATCACCGTCGCCGCCACCGGCGAAGTGGTGGTTCCGAAGGGCAAGCTGATCGAGGAGCGCGACGTCGAGCGTATTGAGAAGTCGGGCATCCAGTCGGTGAAGATCCGCTCGGTGCTGACCTGCTCCACCAAGGTTGGCGTCTGCGCCAAGTGCTACGGTCGTGACCTGGCGCGCGGTACACCCGTCAACATGGGTGAAGCCGTCGGTGTCATCGCCGCTCAGTCGATCGGCGAGCCGGGCACCCAGCTCACCATGCGTACCTTCCACATCGGTGGCACGGCGCAGGTGGTGGACTCTTCGTTCATCGAGTCGTCCATCGAAGGCACGATCAAGATCCGCAACCGCAACGTCGTGCGCGACAGTGAGGGCAAGCTCATCGCCATGGGCCGTAACCTCGCCGTGGTGCTGGTCGACGAGGCCGGCAACGAGCGTTCGACCCATCGCGTGGTCTACGGCTCGCGCCTGCACGTCGATGATGGCGACAAGATCAAGCGCGGCCAGCGTCTTGCCGAGTGGGACCCCTACACCCGCCCGGTGCTGACCGATGTCGACGGCTTCGTTGGCTCCGAGGACTTGGTCGAAGGCGCCTCGGTGTCGGAGACCACCGACGAGGCGACCGGTATCACCAAGCGTGTGGTCATTGACTGGCGCGGCTCGGCCCGTACGTCGGACCTCAAGCCGGCGCTGATCGTCAAGGACGCCAACGGCAAGATCGGCAAGCCGCAGAAGGGCGGCGATGCGCGCTATTTGCTCAGCCCCGACGCGATCCTGTCGGTCGAGCCTGGCTCGAAGGTGCATGCCGGCGACGTGCTCGCCCGTATCCCGCTGGAGAGTGCCAAGACGCGCGACATCACCGGCGGTCTGCCGCGTGTTGCCGAGCTGTTCGAGGCTCGTCGTCCGAAGGATCACGCCATCATCGCCGAGATCGATGGCACGATCCGCTTCGGCCGCGACTACAAGAACAAGCGCCGCGTGCTCATCGAGCCGCACGACGCCAGTCTTGAGCCGCGCGAGTACCTGATCCCCAAGACCAAGAACTTCCATCTTCAGGAAGGCGACGTGGTCGAAAAGGGCGATTACATCGTCGACGGCAATCCGGCGCCGCACGACATCCTGGCGATCAAGGGCGTGGAGGCACTGGCTGCCTATCTCGTCAACGAGATCCAGGAAGTCTACCGGTTGCAGGGCGTGGTGATCAACGACAAGCACATCGAGGTGATCGTTCGCCAGATGCTGCAGAAGGTCGAGGTCACCGAGGGCGGCGACACCGACCTGATGGGCGGCGACCAGGTGGACGCTATCGAGTTCGAGCAGATCAACGAGAAGTTCGTGTCCGAAGGCAAGAGCCCGGCCATCGCCCACCCGATCCTGCTCGGCATCACCAAGGCCAGTCTGCAGACGCGCTCCTTCATCTCGGCGGCGTCCTTCCAGGAGACCACCCGCGTCCTCACCGAGGCGGCGGTCAACGGCAAGGTCGATACGCTCGAGGGGCTCAAGGAGAACGTCATCGTCGGTCGCCTGATCCCGGCTGGTACCGGTGCGTTGATGAGCCGTATCCGCCAGGTGGCGATGCGTCGCGACGAGCTGATCCTTGAGGAGCGCCGCAAGGATGCTCTCGGCGAGGGCGTCGAGGTGAGCGTCGGCGAAGTCGATCGGATCGGCACCGAAGTCTGA
- the rpoB gene encoding DNA-directed RNA polymerase subunit beta — protein sequence MAQTFNGRRRVRKFFGDIREVAEMPNLIEVQKASYDQFLMVEEPKGGRPEEGLQAVFKSVFPISDFAGTAFLEFVRYEFEAPKYDVDECRQRGMTFAAPLKVTLRLIVFDVDEDTGAKSVKDIKEQDVYMGDMPLMTDNGTFIVNGTERVIVSQMHRSPGVFFDHDKGKSHSSGKLLFAARIIPYRGSWLDIEFDAKDIVYARIDRRRKIPVTSLMFALGLDGEEILETFYNKIIYERAKDGWRMPYDANRMKGMKAVADLIDADTGEVVVGAGRKLTARAARQLADKGLKALKVTDEEIEGLYIAEDVVNLQSGEIYAEAGDEISAKMLAQLTELGVDELPLLDIDHVNTGAYIRSTLAVDKNETREGALFDIYRVMRPGEPPTIDTAEAMFKSLFFDAERYDLSAVGRVKMNMRLDLQCPDTVRILRKEDILAVIKTLVELRDGKGEIDDIDNLGNRRVRSVGELMENQYRVGLLRMERAIKERMSSVDIDTVMPQDLINAKPAAAAVREFFGSSQLSQFMDQTNPLSEITHKRRLSALGPGGLTRERAGFEVRDVHTTHYGRICPIETPEGPNIGLINSLATFARVNKYGFIESPYRIVEEDRVTDKVVYLSAMEESKYTVAQANAELDDEGHFVNDLVISRHAGETAQVSKERVDLMDVSPKQVVSVAAALIPFLENDDANRALMGSNMQRQAVPLVRAEAPFVGTGMEPVVARDSGAAIAAKRGGVIDQVDATRIVIRATEDLDPSKSGVDIYRLMKFQRSNQSTCINQRPLVRVGDVVAKGDIIADGPSTDLGDLALGRNVLVAFMPWNGYNYEDSILLSEKIVAEDVFTSIHIEEFEVMARDTKLGPEEITRDIPNVSEEALKNLDEAGIVYIGAEVQAGDILVGKITPKGESPMTPEEKLLRAIFGEKASDVRDTSLRVPPGVTGTIVEVRVFNRHGVEKDERAMAIEREEIERLAKDRDDEQAILDRNVYGRLMDMLIGKMGVGGPKGFKKDTLLDQEKLEEFPRSQWWQFALESEQAMGEIEALRKQYDESRKRLEQRFIDKVEKLQRGDELPPGVMKMVKIFVAVKRKIQPGDKMAGRHGNKGVVSRIVPVEDMPFLEDGTHVDIVLNPLGVPSRMNVGQILETHLGWACAGMGRKIGEMLEAYRHGQGIEPLRDLVVDTYKGSTKTEDISAYTDDEVLLLANQVKKGISIATPVFDGAREPDINELLAKAGLHTSGQSVLYDGRTGETFDRKVTVGYIYMLKLHHLVDDKIHARSIGPYSLVTQQPLGGKAQFGGQRFGEMEVWALEAYGAAYTLQEMLTVKSDDVAGRTKVYEAIVRGDEAFESGIPESFNVLVKEMRSLGLNVELINSKEHAVITDERPQDAAE from the coding sequence ATGGCGCAAACGTTCAACGGCCGCAGGCGTGTCCGCAAGTTCTTCGGAGACATCCGGGAAGTTGCCGAGATGCCGAACCTGATCGAGGTCCAGAAGGCGTCCTACGACCAGTTCCTCATGGTGGAGGAGCCCAAGGGTGGACGTCCTGAGGAGGGCCTCCAGGCCGTTTTCAAGTCTGTTTTCCCGATTTCCGACTTTGCCGGTACGGCTTTTCTCGAATTCGTTCGCTACGAGTTCGAGGCGCCCAAGTATGACGTCGACGAGTGCCGCCAGCGCGGCATGACCTTTGCCGCGCCGCTGAAGGTGACACTGCGCCTCATCGTGTTCGATGTCGATGAGGATACCGGCGCCAAGTCCGTCAAGGACATCAAGGAGCAGGACGTCTACATGGGCGATATGCCGCTCATGACCGACAACGGCACCTTTATCGTCAACGGTACCGAGCGCGTCATCGTTTCGCAGATGCACCGTTCGCCGGGCGTGTTCTTCGACCACGACAAGGGCAAGAGCCACTCGTCGGGCAAGCTGTTGTTCGCCGCTCGCATCATCCCGTATCGTGGCTCCTGGCTGGACATCGAGTTCGACGCCAAGGACATCGTTTATGCGCGTATCGACCGTCGCCGCAAGATTCCGGTGACGAGCCTGATGTTCGCCCTCGGCCTCGATGGCGAGGAGATTCTCGAAACCTTCTACAACAAGATCATCTACGAGCGCGCCAAGGATGGCTGGCGCATGCCTTATGATGCCAACCGCATGAAGGGCATGAAGGCGGTCGCTGACCTGATCGACGCCGATACCGGCGAAGTGGTGGTCGGTGCCGGTCGTAAGCTGACCGCTCGCGCTGCTCGTCAGCTCGCCGATAAGGGCCTCAAGGCCCTGAAGGTGACCGACGAGGAAATCGAGGGTCTCTACATCGCCGAAGACGTGGTCAACCTGCAGTCAGGTGAGATCTACGCCGAAGCCGGCGACGAGATCTCCGCGAAGATGCTGGCGCAGCTCACCGAACTCGGTGTCGACGAGCTGCCGCTGCTCGACATCGACCACGTCAACACCGGCGCCTATATCCGCAGCACGCTGGCCGTCGACAAGAACGAGACGCGCGAAGGCGCGTTGTTCGACATCTATCGCGTCATGCGTCCTGGCGAGCCGCCGACCATCGACACCGCCGAGGCGATGTTCAAGTCGCTGTTCTTCGACGCCGAGCGCTACGACCTCAGCGCCGTCGGCCGCGTCAAGATGAACATGCGCCTGGACCTGCAGTGCCCGGATACCGTTCGTATCCTGCGCAAGGAAGACATCCTCGCCGTCATCAAGACGCTGGTGGAACTGCGCGACGGCAAGGGCGAGATCGACGATATCGACAACCTTGGCAACCGCCGCGTCCGTTCGGTCGGCGAGCTGATGGAAAATCAGTATCGCGTCGGCCTGCTGCGCATGGAGCGCGCCATCAAGGAGCGCATGAGCTCGGTCGATATCGACACGGTCATGCCGCAGGACCTGATCAACGCCAAGCCGGCCGCCGCTGCCGTGCGCGAGTTCTTCGGTTCCTCGCAGCTCAGCCAGTTCATGGACCAGACCAACCCGCTGTCCGAGATCACCCACAAGCGCCGCCTGTCGGCCCTTGGGCCGGGCGGTTTGACCCGCGAGCGCGCTGGCTTCGAAGTCCGCGACGTTCACACGACGCACTATGGCCGTATCTGCCCGATTGAAACGCCGGAAGGCCCGAATATCGGTCTGATCAACTCGCTGGCCACCTTTGCTCGTGTCAACAAGTACGGCTTCATTGAAAGCCCCTACCGTATCGTCGAGGAAGACCGGGTGACCGATAAGGTCGTCTATCTCTCGGCAATGGAAGAGAGCAAGTACACGGTCGCCCAGGCCAACGCCGAGCTCGACGATGAGGGGCACTTCGTCAACGACCTCGTCATCTCGCGCCACGCCGGTGAGACGGCGCAGGTGTCGAAGGAACGCGTCGATCTGATGGACGTGTCGCCTAAGCAGGTTGTGTCCGTCGCCGCGGCGCTGATCCCGTTCCTTGAGAACGACGACGCCAACCGCGCGCTGATGGGCTCGAACATGCAGCGTCAGGCCGTGCCGCTGGTCCGCGCCGAGGCGCCGTTCGTCGGCACCGGCATGGAGCCGGTCGTTGCTCGCGATTCCGGTGCCGCGATCGCCGCCAAGCGCGGTGGCGTCATCGACCAGGTTGACGCGACCCGTATCGTCATCCGCGCCACCGAGGACCTCGATCCGTCGAAGTCCGGCGTCGACATCTATCGCTTGATGAAGTTCCAGCGCTCCAACCAGTCGACCTGTATCAACCAGCGTCCGCTGGTGCGTGTCGGCGACGTGGTGGCCAAGGGTGACATCATTGCCGATGGTCCCTCGACCGACCTCGGCGATCTCGCCCTCGGCCGGAACGTGCTGGTCGCGTTCATGCCGTGGAACGGCTACAACTACGAGGACTCGATCCTTCTCTCCGAGAAGATCGTCGCCGAAGACGTGTTCACCTCGATTCACATCGAGGAGTTCGAGGTGATGGCCCGCGATACCAAGCTGGGCCCTGAAGAAATCACCCGCGACATTCCGAACGTGTCGGAAGAAGCGCTCAAGAACCTCGACGAAGCCGGTATCGTCTACATCGGTGCCGAAGTGCAGGCTGGCGACATCCTGGTCGGCAAGATTACGCCGAAGGGCGAAAGCCCGATGACGCCGGAAGAGAAGCTTCTGCGCGCCATCTTCGGTGAAAAGGCGTCGGACGTTCGCGATACCTCGCTGCGCGTTCCGCCGGGCGTCACCGGTACCATCGTCGAAGTGCGCGTCTTCAACCGCCACGGCGTCGAGAAGGACGAGCGCGCCATGGCGATCGAGCGCGAGGAGATCGAGCGTCTCGCCAAGGACCGCGACGACGAGCAGGCCATCCTCGACCGTAACGTCTACGGTCGTCTGATGGACATGCTGATCGGCAAGATGGGCGTCGGCGGCCCCAAGGGCTTCAAGAAGGACACCCTTCTGGATCAGGAGAAGCTCGAGGAGTTCCCGCGTTCGCAGTGGTGGCAGTTCGCCCTTGAAAGCGAGCAGGCCATGGGCGAGATCGAGGCCCTGCGCAAGCAGTATGACGAGAGCCGCAAGCGGCTCGAGCAGCGCTTCATCGACAAGGTGGAGAAGCTGCAGCGCGGCGACGAACTGCCGCCGGGCGTCATGAAGATGGTCAAGATCTTCGTCGCCGTGAAGCGCAAGATCCAGCCGGGCGACAAGATGGCCGGCCGCCATGGCAACAAGGGCGTCGTCTCGCGTATCGTGCCGGTCGAGGATATGCCGTTCCTGGAGGATGGCACCCACGTCGACATCGTGCTGAACCCGCTCGGCGTGCCTTCGCGCATGAACGTCGGTCAGATCCTCGAGACGCATCTGGGTTGGGCCTGCGCTGGCATGGGCAGGAAGATCGGCGAGATGCTGGAGGCTTACCGGCATGGCCAGGGTATCGAGCCGCTGCGCGATCTGGTGGTCGACACCTATAAGGGATCGACCAAGACCGAAGACATCAGCGCCTATACCGACGATGAGGTTTTGCTCCTGGCCAATCAGGTGAAGAAGGGCATTTCGATCGCCACGCCGGTGTTCGATGGTGCCCGCGAGCCGGACATCAATGAGTTGCTGGCCAAGGCCGGGTTGCACACCTCCGGTCAGTCGGTCCTCTACGATGGCCGTACCGGCGAGACGTTCGACCGCAAGGTCACCGTGGGCTACATCTATATGTTGAAGCTCCACCACCTCGTGGACGACAAGATCCACGCCCGTTCGATCGGCCCCTACAGCCTCGTGACCCAGCAGCCGCTGGGCGGCAAGGCCCAGTTCGGCGGCCAGCGCTTCGGCGAAATGGAGGTGTGGGCGCTCGAGGCTTACGGTGCGGCTTATACGCTGCAGGAGATGTTGACGGTGAAGTCGGACGACGTGGCCGGCCGCACCAAGGTCTACGAAGCGATCGTCCGCGGCGACGAGGCCTTCGAGTCCGGCATCCCCGAGAGCTTCAACGTGCTGGTCAAGGAGATGCGTTCGCTCGGCCTCAACGTCGAACTGATCAACTCCAAGGAACACGCTGTTATCACAGACGAACGGCCCCAGGACGCGGCGGAGTGA
- the rplL gene encoding 50S ribosomal protein L7/L12, whose protein sequence is MADLAKLVDELSALTVLEAAELSKLLEEKWGVSAAAPVAVAAAGAAAAPAAVEEEKTEFDVILVDAGDKKINVIKEVRAITGLGLKEAKDLVEGAPKAVKEAASKDEAAKIKKQLEEAGAKVEVK, encoded by the coding sequence ATGGCTGATCTTGCCAAGCTGGTCGATGAACTGTCGGCCCTGACCGTCCTCGAAGCCGCCGAGCTGTCCAAGCTCCTCGAAGAGAAGTGGGGCGTTTCCGCCGCTGCTCCGGTCGCCGTCGCCGCTGCTGGCGCTGCTGCCGCTCCGGCCGCCGTCGAGGAAGAGAAGACTGAATTCGACGTCATCCTGGTCGATGCCGGCGACAAGAAGATCAACGTGATCAAGGAAGTCCGCGCCATCACCGGTCTCGGCCTCAAGGAAGCCAAGGACCTGGTCGAAGGCGCCCCGAAGGCTGTCAAGGAAGCCGCGTCCAAGGACGAGGCCGCCAAGATCAAGAAGCAGCTTGAAGAAGCTGGCGCCAAGGTCGAAGTCAAGTAA
- the rplJ gene encoding 50S ribosomal protein L10, protein MDRAEKRELIDALSASFKGAGVIVVSHYQGLTVADLQAYRARMRDAGGKVKVAKNRLAKLALQGTDAEHITDLFTGPTVIAYSADPVAASKVTVEYAKINDKLVVLGGALGKTNLDANGVKALASLPSLDELRAKLLGMINTPATRIAGVLQAPAGQLARVFGAYAKKDEAA, encoded by the coding sequence GTGGATAGAGCGGAAAAGCGGGAACTGATTGACGCACTCAGCGCCTCGTTCAAGGGCGCTGGCGTCATCGTCGTATCCCACTACCAAGGCCTTACCGTCGCTGACCTGCAGGCGTATCGCGCCCGCATGAGGGACGCGGGCGGCAAGGTCAAGGTCGCCAAGAACCGCCTCGCCAAGCTTGCTCTTCAAGGCACCGACGCCGAGCACATCACTGACCTGTTCACAGGTCCGACCGTCATCGCCTATTCGGCGGATCCGGTCGCGGCGTCCAAGGTCACCGTCGAGTACGCCAAGATCAACGACAAGCTCGTTGTTCTGGGCGGCGCTCTCGGCAAGACCAACCTCGATGCCAACGGCGTCAAGGCTCTCGCGAGCCTGCCGTCGCTGGACGAACTGCGCGCCAAGCTGCTGGGTATGATCAATACCCCGGCGACTCGCATCGCAGGCGTCCTGCAGGCACCCGCGGGCCAGCTGGCCCGCGTGTTCGGGGCTTATGCCAAGAAGGACGAAGCGGCGTGA
- the rplA gene encoding 50S ribosomal protein L1, with the protein MAKLPKRVAASREGIDRKKFYPLTEALGLIKERATAKFDETVEVAINLGVDPRHADQMVRGVVQLPHGTGKTVRVAVFARGLKADEATAAGADIVGAEDLVESIQKGEINFDRCIATPDMMPLVGRLGKVLGPRGLMPNPKVGTVTQDVAAAVKATKGGAVEFRVEKAGIVHAGVGKASFTADALLDNIRAIIDAVQKARPAGAKGTYLQRLSVSSTMGPGVKVEIGSLSAASAS; encoded by the coding sequence ATGGCCAAGCTTCCCAAGCGCGTCGCCGCTAGCCGTGAAGGCATCGATCGCAAGAAGTTCTACCCGCTGACCGAGGCCCTCGGCCTGATCAAGGAACGCGCCACGGCGAAGTTCGACGAAACCGTCGAAGTCGCCATCAATCTTGGCGTCGATCCTCGCCATGCCGACCAGATGGTCCGTGGCGTTGTTCAGCTGCCGCATGGCACCGGCAAGACCGTTCGCGTCGCCGTGTTCGCCCGTGGCCTCAAGGCCGACGAAGCGACCGCCGCTGGCGCCGACATCGTCGGTGCCGAGGATCTGGTCGAGTCCATCCAGAAGGGCGAGATCAACTTCGATCGCTGCATCGCCACTCCGGATATGATGCCGCTGGTCGGCCGTCTCGGTAAGGTGCTTGGCCCGCGCGGCCTGATGCCGAACCCGAAGGTTGGCACCGTGACGCAGGATGTCGCCGCCGCCGTCAAGGCGACCAAGGGCGGCGCGGTCGAGTTCCGTGTTGAGAAGGCGGGTATCGTCCATGCCGGCGTCGGCAAGGCGTCGTTCACCGCCGATGCGCTGCTCGACAACATTCGCGCCATCATCGATGCCGTCCAGAAGGCTCGGCCGGCGGGTGCCAAGGGCACCTACCTGCAGCGCCTGTCGGTCTCCTCGACCATGGGCCCCGGCGTGAAGGTCGAAATCGGTTCTCTGAGCGCCGCGTCGGCGTCCTGA
- the rplK gene encoding 50S ribosomal protein L11, with translation MAKKITGYLKLQVAAGSATPSPPIGPALGQRGLNIMEFCKAFNAQTQGMEKGMPIPVLFTIYADRSFTFKLRTPPISYFLKKASGVDKGSKTPGTGSAGSVTKAQVREIAEKKLVDMNATSIDAAMLMVEGSARSMGFKIAE, from the coding sequence ATGGCGAAGAAAATCACCGGCTACCTGAAGCTTCAGGTGGCGGCCGGTTCGGCGACCCCGTCGCCCCCGATCGGCCCCGCGCTCGGTCAGCGCGGCCTGAATATCATGGAATTCTGCAAGGCGTTCAACGCGCAGACGCAGGGTATGGAAAAGGGTATGCCGATCCCGGTGCTCTTTACCATCTATGCCGACCGCTCGTTCACCTTCAAGCTTCGCACGCCGCCGATCTCCTACTTCCTGAAGAAGGCGTCTGGTGTCGACAAGGGCTCGAAGACGCCTGGTACCGGCTCTGCTGGCTCCGTCACCAAGGCTCAGGTGCGTGAAATCGCCGAGAAGAAGCTCGTCGACATGAACGCCACCTCCATCGACGCCGCCATGCTCATGGTTGAGGGCTCTGCCCGCTCCATGGGCTTCAAGATTGCGGAGTGA